tttttctttttttttttttttaagataatgcTAGTGATTAGCCTAAGTGTTAGTGTTGGGTGTCACAGATCAATGAGCCAGTCATCAGTGAGGAGCAGCATACTGTAGCGTGGCTACAtagttaaaggtgctggagactttcgtgaccaatttttcatcaaatctgtaaaacctcagtcatagcctaagtatcacaaatctgtaagtctttctgtgattactcacctgaatctcttacattagggtgaacaattttgaagtgccatccaccataaacagtccatgtgtttacatacgagccgggaggtaactcgggcatcttgggaattttgtcgcgacgtacaTTGTGGAAAGTGAAGGCTTGTGCAGCCACcttacagcggcagctggaacagacacgatcggaaacggcaggaacttccttctatgcatattcctccagctgtttccacgtgtttgtttcatctataTAATACCATATCAttgtgctgccgctgtcaggtggctgcgcaaacctccgtttcccacaatgcacatcgcgacaaaattccgaagatgcctgagtgacctcctgggtcggtttgtaaacacacggtatgtttatggtggatgacacttcgaaattgttcaccgtaacgcaagagattcaggtgagtaatcacagaaagacttacagattcgtgatacttaggctatgactgaggttttacagatttgatgaaaaactggtcacgaaagtctccagcacctttaaagaaTGTAGGGGATTCATGACCTTATCCGCCACAAGTAATACATCATTTGTGGCGCTGATCAATACATGACTAAAAACAGACAATTCATTTTGGGTTTGGCTAGCATAACAGTTATGATGAAGTAAATTCTAAGAAGGCTGTACATTTTTCTTCTAGGTCATGGCAGCTGAAATGTCATGTCTGACAGGTGTTGATGAGGACGACAAAGATGCAGATTCTGAGATAAATGCCCTCACACTCCTGCAAGAGCCAGAGAGAATGTCGCAAGACTCCGCCTCCTGCACAGATTCCTTCAGCAAGCCTTCTGCAAGGCAAAACAATGTACTAGATGTTCTGTCAAATGCAGATATGTTGTCCCCAGTTGGCCTGGGAAATGGACCTTCTTCACATCAGGCTACTGAGGCTCATGAGCTCAGTAGTttgtctgcagaaaaagaagaagaaaagagcatCACTCCACTGAAAACAGTGCAGGAAATTGACACTGCTGGAATATGGGACTTTGATGTAGACTCCCCTGAGGACTCATCAGACAATTTCAGTAGTCCCAGTGATCTTCATTGGGATCCTCATAAAGAGTTTATGCAGTTTCTGTGGGATAGCCATGGTGATTCTCCCAGTGAGGAGGAAGCTAAAGATGAAGTTCCTCCTCCCAGCAGCCaaaggagaaggaaaaggaaaatgGACATGGTTGTCATGGTTGATCCCTCAGAAGATCTTTTCCCTGATCTGAGCCACAAGTCATCTGAGGAATTGTCTGATGCTGAAGGCCCAGTAGACTCCATTCCTGTCAGAAAAGTCAGAAAGTCAAGAATGCCACAGTCGTCACCAACGGGAAAAGTTTCAAAGTACCCCAATGGAACTGCAAAGGCCATCAAGCAAATTCTTTACAGTGCACCTACCAGGAATTTGCAGGACAACAGTATAGGTCATGGGCTTTCGCCACTGAAAGGAAGGCTCACAATAAATTCTCATTCAGAGAAGCCATCATGTTACCCTTGCTCAAAGTGTAAGCTCATCTTCAAGAAAGAGCATCATTTGCATCGTCATATGAAGTCACATGTGGAGTCTCCAGATATTTCGCCAAAGCCTTTTATATGCCGGGAATGTGGACAGTCATTCAGACAAAGTGGTGCACTTATTGAGCACATGTCCATCCACCAGGAGAAGAGGGCTCGACTCACTGCTGAGATCAGAGGTGTGAACGAAACGAGGAATGAGGATAAAAATGCTAAGCTTTTCTGCCCTCAGTGCCCATTCGGAACAAACTGCCCTAACACGTTTGTCCAACATGCAAAAACACATGAGAAAGACAAGAGAAAgttcaaatgtgacaaatgtAGCTACAAGACCTTAAGTGAGAATGAACTTAGGAGACATAACATTATGCAGCACACTGTTTTTACTGTCAGGAAACCCATCCATACTGACCCCGAAATCTTTTCCTGTGATATTTGTTCCTATAGAGCTtttagtaaaaatgtttttaaaaatcacTTGCTGCGTCGCCACCAACAAACATTTGAGGATTATGAAGCTGCACAGTCTAGTGAGAAAAATGCACAATCATCTGAAGAGCAGAATATGCCTACTTGTAAAACTCCTGAAGGAGATGCAGAGTTTACTTCTAAAATCTCAATAAAAAATCAAATCTCCTCTAAAAGACCTTCTCCACCCAATGAATCCAATGACATTTCAGATTTGTTCAAAAATAGCAAGATCAGGAGAGGTCTCAAGTCTCAGTTAACAGAATCAAAGCTTGATAAGTCCATTAACGTTCTACTGTCCCGTCAGAGGCATGGAAGAAAGGCTGCAGAACCAAGGAAGGAAAGCACTAACTGCAGAACATCTGATCAGGAttcaaaaagtgacaaaaatggtTCTGATCAGTTGCCAGGGACATTTAATGTTAAGGTTGAAAACTCATCTTTGTCCCCAAATGGGCATGGAGTGACATCCAACGCCACTGAAAGAGATCTCAACAGCACCAGTGTACCCAAGTTGATTATTGATCATTTTAGGAAGTCACCCTCTAAGCGGAAGATGTCCACCCCATATCGCAACACTTCTGACCAAGATTCATGCTTCATCTTACCAAAACCTTTGTCAAGTCCAAAGACTCTGAACCAAGAAGAAGTGGAAGACTACGACAAAAACGATAGTTTGCTGCTTAAGGATCCCCATGCTAATGTAAACCATTTTGATAATgttatcaaaaaagaaaaacaaaacatcatttaTACCTATAGCAGAAGAATGTCAATGCGAGGTGCTCTGCAGGCGTCCAAAAGGTTGTTTGAGAAGATCAAAACTGAAGAGCAACAGCTGAACAACCCTGAAATCAAAGAGGAATGCATAGAAACAGAAGTATCTGAAGAACCCATCAATTCTTGCTCAATTTCACTGAGCGATTCCTTCTCGGAAGATTTGTCAGAATTTGAATCAGAACGGAAGAATTGTCCTTACTGTCCTGCAGTTTTTGAGTCAGGTGTTGGGTTATCGAACCATGTCCGAGGACATCTTCACAGGGTTGGACTGAGCTACAATGCACGCCATGTAGTGCCACCCGAGCAGGTAGCTTCTCAGGACAGGAGGCCACGCGTTCGCCGGAGGATAACATCATTCCGACGATTGaaaaaaggtacttttttttttttttacattcttgaAGTTGATGTATTGATTTATGCATAAATATAATAGGTATGTGTGTTTCACCTCTAATGGAtgctggtgtttttctttttttttttttttccagaattacacATGCAGTCGAACTCTGAGGTTGTGCAGAGCATTCACTCTTGTCCATTGTGTGGTGACTCCTTTGATAACAGGACAGGGCAGTCCAACCACATTCGTGGGCACCTCAAAAGGCTTGGTAGAAGCTTTGCAACAAAGAACAAGTCCCCGTTACTTTTACTCCGAGAATTGATGCGTGACAAGAAGGAGTTCCAGAGGGCACTTCAAATACTTGGAAAGAAACGGAACCATTTCCAATATGGTGGACCATCTAAGCTGTCTAGTGTTGATCTTTTTAGACCACCCGCCAGTAACTCTATTGCTGGTGTTTGCACTGATGCCAAATCACTGATGCCCACATTTTCTTTAGCAGATATGAGTTCAGAAAAGAGGCAGTTAGAGACTAAGTTGGATGTTAAAAATTCACTTGCGGGGACAACTGCCTTGATAGGAATTCTGAAGAAGAGGAAGTGTCAGGAAGAGTCAAAACTAAAGGGGTCCTGTCCAATGTCAAGAAACACATTAGCAGGTTCTTCAAACAGTGAGCACAGTTCAGGATCAAGAGTTGCATCTTCACTGCCACACTCAATATCTGGTAAGTCCAACAATTTCTTAACAGACGTGTATGTATTTGTAATGCCTTATTGTTGTATTATATACTAAATTACCATATTGTATTACATAACAAATTAGCAAAAATGAGTGTATTAGAACATATGCATGACAAAATCCAGTGACTAAGAATGGCTCTACTTTAACAGGAGTATATGAAGTAACAATCATCTGGAAATAACTTTTGACACATTTTGCAATGGGGACTGATAGATTTCCCTGCCAAGAAAATTTTTTAATGGACAATTATAGGGTCAGGGTACATCTTAAATTCTCAAATGCCTGAAAATGATCACAGAGGTACTTGGGGGTAGCCTGGCTAGCCATCTATCTTTCTCAATGAAAAATCCATCTGGAATCACggagcttgaatccaaatatgaaggtgggactaacaggcaccaaataaaccaatcacagataagacggacgtgATGCTTTTGacagagaaatttaagaatacagggtgtaatctgtaattcagccCTTATGTTTGAATCAAACAGACAACAATTGCAAAGAGATTtccggacttggaactgactttgactcacgaTAAAAAGAAGTTTGTGTGTATTACACATTGCGAAACACCCACCcccaagacttgtgattggttcggtatagaatagatcatgcatatttcacagcaacTGGCCCAGTTCcacactgttttctcagtattgagtACACTGAGATCCTCCAGGATACATTGGCCAGGCTAACTTGTGGGGGCAGTATTGTTTGGTAATATTGTGAGGTTTGCTGTTAATCTAACCCAGGGTTTCTCAGCCTTTTTTGAACCATGCTCCACTAACACCATCGTGAACCCATTGGCGCCCCCCCAGGTCTGTAAAAGATTTGTGGGACGGCGGGtacgtaattctaaaagtaatgcGCGTGTGGGAGGGGTCAATCCGTGAGCAGGGgcttatatagctctgtagataaagctgtgagtaagtgaaagtgagctcccctcacctctcCCTCGTACTGACTACCTACTGCCTCCCGAAAACGAATTTGCGACCAGGGGGTGGGGGGAGATGATGTGCTGGACAATATGCAACCCCCAACCCCACCACCTGCTC
The DNA window shown above is from Sphaeramia orbicularis chromosome 17, fSphaOr1.1, whole genome shotgun sequence and carries:
- the znf644a gene encoding zinc finger protein 644a, coding for MAAEMSCLTGVDEDDKDADSEINALTLLQEPERMSQDSASCTDSFSKPSARQNNVLDVLSNADMLSPVGLGNGPSSHQATEAHELSSLSAEKEEEKSITPLKTVQEIDTAGIWDFDVDSPEDSSDNFSSPSDLHWDPHKEFMQFLWDSHGDSPSEEEAKDEVPPPSSQRRRKRKMDMVVMVDPSEDLFPDLSHKSSEELSDAEGPVDSIPVRKVRKSRMPQSSPTGKVSKYPNGTAKAIKQILYSAPTRNLQDNSIGHGLSPLKGRLTINSHSEKPSCYPCSKCKLIFKKEHHLHRHMKSHVESPDISPKPFICRECGQSFRQSGALIEHMSIHQEKRARLTAEIRGVNETRNEDKNAKLFCPQCPFGTNCPNTFVQHAKTHEKDKRKFKCDKCSYKTLSENELRRHNIMQHTVFTVRKPIHTDPEIFSCDICSYRAFSKNVFKNHLLRRHQQTFEDYEAAQSSEKNAQSSEEQNMPTCKTPEGDAEFTSKISIKNQISSKRPSPPNESNDISDLFKNSKIRRGLKSQLTESKLDKSINVLLSRQRHGRKAAEPRKESTNCRTSDQDSKSDKNGSDQLPGTFNVKVENSSLSPNGHGVTSNATERDLNSTSVPKLIIDHFRKSPSKRKMSTPYRNTSDQDSCFILPKPLSSPKTLNQEEVEDYDKNDSLLLKDPHANVNHFDNVIKKEKQNIIYTYSRRMSMRGALQASKRLFEKIKTEEQQLNNPEIKEECIETEVSEEPINSCSISLSDSFSEDLSEFESERKNCPYCPAVFESGVGLSNHVRGHLHRVGLSYNARHVVPPEQVASQDRRPRVRRRITSFRRLKKELHMQSNSEVVQSIHSCPLCGDSFDNRTGQSNHIRGHLKRLGRSFATKNKSPLLLLRELMRDKKEFQRALQILGKKRNHFQYGGPSKLSSVDLFRPPASNSIAGVCTDAKSLMPTFSLADMSSEKRQLETKLDVKNSLAGTTALIGILKKRKCQEESKLKGSCPMSRNTLAGSSNSEHSSGSRVASSLPHSISEKGEFNRKVCVHCNATFHSGVSLSNHLRAYAKRKRNALLEGTTYDCKARRQRSRPGPKKKTLPLPQTPEEMYRLTCRFCDLVFQGPLSVQEDWIKHLQRHIMNTSVPHTGLGMVEVTSLPIDLPTLKTDQDSSLTATHAAS